One Setaria viridis chromosome 5, Setaria_viridis_v4.0, whole genome shotgun sequence genomic region harbors:
- the LOC117854938 gene encoding protein ZINC INDUCED FACILITATOR-LIKE 1 isoform X3, producing the protein MAGGEDGTAAAPLLAAAGERRCREGCPGCRVEEANKARAGIPYRNFLYIWVVCLVAALPIQSLFPYLYFMIRDLKVAKEEQDIGFYAGFVGATYFLGRTISAVPWGMFADKYGRKPCIVISILSVVVFNTLFGLSTTYWMAIVTRGLLGLLCGILGPIKAYASEVCRKEHQALGISLVTSSRAIALVIGPAIGGFLAQPAKKYPNLFSEESIFGRFPYFLPCFVISVLAAGSCIACIWLPETLHFHNDDKVEAIDELEAQAGDSKLEAGNAKESRGESTKSLLKNWQLMSAVTLYCIFSLHDTAYLEIFSLWSVSSRKFRGLSLTSQDVGTVLAISGFGILVYQLAIYPFLAKYFGPIKPFRPAAVLSILLLATYPFMANLQGLELKILLNIASLLKNMFAATITVACNILQNTAVTQEQRGVANGISVTLMSMFKAVAPAAAGILFSWAQKHLSGLFLPGDQILFLMLNMVSVIGLVLTFKPFFSLSNVMRRS; encoded by the exons atggccggcggcgaggacggtacagcggcggcgccgctgctggcggcggcgggggagaggaggTGCCGCGAGGGGTGCCCCGGGTGCCGGGTGGAGGAGGCGAACAAGGCCAGGGCCGGCATCCCCTACCGCAACTTCTTGTACATCTGGGTCGTCTGCCTCGTGGCCG CTCTGCCGATCCAGTCACTGTTCCCTTATCTGTACTTCATG ATCAGGGACTTGAAAGTCGCAAAAGAAGAGCAAGACATTGGGTTCTATGCTGGTTTTGTTG GGGCAACTTATTTCCTTGGAAGAACCATCAGTGCTGTGCCATGGGGCATGTTTGCTGACAAGTACGGGAGGAAGCCATGCATCGTGATCAGCATCCTCTCTGT GGTTGTGTTTAACACACTCTTTGGCCTTAGTACAACTTACTGGATGGCAATTGTAACTAGGGGATTACTTGGATTGCTCTGTGGCATACTGGGACCAATCAAG GCCTATGCTTCAGAAGTCTGCAGGAAAGAGCACCAAGCTCTAGGAATCTCTCTT GTTACATCATCACGAGCGATCGCCCTTGTTATTGGACCTGCTATTGGAGGCTTTCTTGCACAG CCTGCGAAAAAGTACCCAAATCTTTTCTCTGAAGAGTCCATATTTGggag GTTTCCATACTTCCTCCCTTGCTTCGTCATATCGGTACTAGCAGCAGGATCTTGTATTGCATGCATTTGGCTTCCG GAAACACTGCACTTTCACAATGATGACAAAGTAGAAGCTATTGATGAACTGGAGGCACAAGCTGGTGACTCCAAGTTAGAAGCTGGAAATGCTAAAGAATCTAGAGGTGAATCTACAAAGAGTCTGCTAAAAAACTGGCAATTGATGTCAGCAGTAACCCTCTACTGTATCTTTTCTCTCCATGACACAGCTTATCTTGAG ATATTTTCACTTTGGTCAGTTAGCAGCAGAAAATTTCGGGGCCTGAGTTTGACATCCCAGGATGTTGGAACTGTGCTGGCCATCTCAG GTTTTGGTATTCTGGTATATCAACTTGcaatttatcctttccttgccAAGTATTTTGGACCAATCAAACCATTTCGTCCTGCAGCG GTCTTATCCATACTTCTCCTTGCAACATATCCCTTCATGGCCAACCTACAAGGGCTGGAGCTCAAGATACTTCTCAACATAGCATCGCTTTTGAAGAACATGTTTGCT GCTACCATCACTGTTGCGTGCAACATTCTGCAAAACACTGCAGTG ACACAAGAACAGAGAGGGGTTGCAAATGGCATCTCTGTGACTCTGATGTCAATGTTCAAAGCTGtagctccagcagcagcaggaattCT GTTTTCATGGGCTCAGAAGCACTTAAGTGGACTGTTCTTACCAG GTGATCAGATCCTGTTCCTGATGCTAAACATGGTATCCGTTATTGGTTTAGTTCTGACGTTCAAGCCATTTTTCTCTCTGTCAAATGTGATGAGGCGTTCGTAA
- the LOC117854938 gene encoding protein ZINC INDUCED FACILITATOR-LIKE 1 isoform X2 — MTGTRGGGGGGGAPLLVGDGVAPPWRERCPGCRQQRRVHATDRIPYADFLYIWIACLCAALPIQSLFPYLYFMIRDLKVAKEEQDIGFYAGFVGATYFLGRTISAVPWGMFADKYGRKPCIVISILSVVVFNTLFGLSTTYWMAIVTRGLLGLLCGILGPIKAYASEVCRKEHQALGISLVTSSRAIALVIGPAIGGFLAQPAKKYPNLFSEESIFGRFPYFLPCFVISVLAAGSCIACIWLPETLHFHNDDKVEAIDELEAQAGDSKLEAGNAKESRGESTKSLLKNWQLMSAVTLYCIFSLHDTAYLEIFSLWSVSSRKFRGLSLTSQDVGTVLAISGFGILVYQLAIYPFLAKYFGPIKPFRPAAVLSILLLATYPFMANLQGLELKILLNIASLLKNMFAATITVACNILQNTAVTQEQRGVANGISVTLMSMFKAVAPAAAGILFSWAQKHLSGLFLPGDQILFLMLNMVSVIGLVLTFKPFFSLSNVMRRS; from the exons ATGACCGgcacccgcggcggcggcggcggcgggggcgcgccgCTGCTCGTCGGGGACGGGgtggcgccgccgtggcgcgAGCGCTGCCCCGGGTGCCGGCAGCAGAGGAGGGTGCACGCCACTGACCGGATACCGTACGCGGACTTCCTCTACATCTGGATCGCCTGCCTATGCGCCG CTCTGCCGATCCAGTCACTGTTCCCTTATCTGTACTTCATG ATCAGGGACTTGAAAGTCGCAAAAGAAGAGCAAGACATTGGGTTCTATGCTGGTTTTGTTG GGGCAACTTATTTCCTTGGAAGAACCATCAGTGCTGTGCCATGGGGCATGTTTGCTGACAAGTACGGGAGGAAGCCATGCATCGTGATCAGCATCCTCTCTGT GGTTGTGTTTAACACACTCTTTGGCCTTAGTACAACTTACTGGATGGCAATTGTAACTAGGGGATTACTTGGATTGCTCTGTGGCATACTGGGACCAATCAAG GCCTATGCTTCAGAAGTCTGCAGGAAAGAGCACCAAGCTCTAGGAATCTCTCTT GTTACATCATCACGAGCGATCGCCCTTGTTATTGGACCTGCTATTGGAGGCTTTCTTGCACAG CCTGCGAAAAAGTACCCAAATCTTTTCTCTGAAGAGTCCATATTTGggag GTTTCCATACTTCCTCCCTTGCTTCGTCATATCGGTACTAGCAGCAGGATCTTGTATTGCATGCATTTGGCTTCCG GAAACACTGCACTTTCACAATGATGACAAAGTAGAAGCTATTGATGAACTGGAGGCACAAGCTGGTGACTCCAAGTTAGAAGCTGGAAATGCTAAAGAATCTAGAGGTGAATCTACAAAGAGTCTGCTAAAAAACTGGCAATTGATGTCAGCAGTAACCCTCTACTGTATCTTTTCTCTCCATGACACAGCTTATCTTGAG ATATTTTCACTTTGGTCAGTTAGCAGCAGAAAATTTCGGGGCCTGAGTTTGACATCCCAGGATGTTGGAACTGTGCTGGCCATCTCAG GTTTTGGTATTCTGGTATATCAACTTGcaatttatcctttccttgccAAGTATTTTGGACCAATCAAACCATTTCGTCCTGCAGCG GTCTTATCCATACTTCTCCTTGCAACATATCCCTTCATGGCCAACCTACAAGGGCTGGAGCTCAAGATACTTCTCAACATAGCATCGCTTTTGAAGAACATGTTTGCT GCTACCATCACTGTTGCGTGCAACATTCTGCAAAACACTGCAGTG ACACAAGAACAGAGAGGGGTTGCAAATGGCATCTCTGTGACTCTGATGTCAATGTTCAAAGCTGtagctccagcagcagcaggaattCT GTTTTCATGGGCTCAGAAGCACTTAAGTGGACTGTTCTTACCAG GTGATCAGATCCTGTTCCTGATGCTAAACATGGTATCCGTTATTGGTTTAGTTCTGACGTTCAAGCCATTTTTCTCTCTGTCAAATGTGATGAGGCGTTCGTAA